A window of Salmo trutta chromosome 5, fSalTru1.1, whole genome shotgun sequence contains these coding sequences:
- the LOC115195015 gene encoding butyrophilin-like protein 1, with the protein MSNLFFIDNKKHPPRPSRSSPGSLPVLSIEGTKGSGLVLRCESEGWYPEPELEWFDNNGAILPAAGPTETETDTEGFYTVRRNVTIQQTDNNWFTCRVQQQNITRTKHIRIPDDIFPKPCQSYWTVGLCLAVGAAVGAAVAAPMGHVVGYRRAKRHWATGETEDPEIL; encoded by the exons ATGTCAAATCTATTTTTCATAGATAACAAAAAACATCCCCCAAGACCATCACGATCAA GCCCTGGATCTCTGCCAGTCCTCTCTATTGAAGGAACTAAGGGTAGTGGGCTGGTCCTGAGGTGTGAGTCCGAAGGCTGGTACCCTGAACCTGAGCTGGAGTGGTTTGACAACAATGGAGCCATCCTCCCTGCTGCTGGACCTACAGAGACTGAGACTGACACCGAGGGTTTCTACACTGTGAGACGAAATGTCACCATACAGCAGACTGACAACAACTGGTTCACCTGTAGAGTTCAACAGCAGAACATCACCAGAACGAAGCACATTCGCATTCCTG ATGACATCTTTCCCAAGCCGTGCCAGTCCTACTGGACAGTTGGGCTTTGTCTGGCAGTGGGAGCTGCAGTGGGAGCTGCAGTAGCCGCGCCAATGGGACATGTGGTTGGATATCGACGTGCGAAACGTCACTGGGCGACAG GTGAAACCGAAGATCCTGAAATTCTATGA